One part of the Pirellulales bacterium genome encodes these proteins:
- a CDS encoding polyprenyl synthetase family protein: MPETRELRETIRARCGEVAARLDKSRPLGKDELEALARGLLDDAGWPEGFLGWTMVGLATQFWSAQVAAVPFERRLFLLPHCLKHAEGCPADYDEFGLDCRKCGACRIADFRTRAEELGYKVLVAEGSPIVLKIIVSGYVDAIVGVACLNVLEKAIDKILLAGIPCLAVPLLSSDCRNTSVDEDWVMEMINLRQEPPPVLTRSYVHLMRAASGLFEPAELERLSPRLRGGPTLAQMNGQGVSGLDPVAGTEAIAYDFLAKGGKHSRPFITLAVYDALTGGKGTTSQGAAHLATVSDWVKRAAVSIETFHKASLVHDDIEDDDPYRYGEATLHRRFGIPTAINVGDYLIGMGYRLISRDAAHTGPDVAADIVDRLADAHLKLSEGQGAELLWRDSLQKRLTPLDALKIYALKTAPAFEAALFSGLRLAGPGDAAAWVGQFARNLGVAFQILNDLNDWRGDDHNKLLAAGDILGGRPTVLWALALEGLDDAGRAELEALVGTQDAGQAAVQRVRQLYTSAGVFEKAERLVDKYQQRAEAIADEVGNDELRRLLYYLVDTVLERPSTAEPDVMMPTLSIAVS, from the coding sequence GTGCCGGAAACGCGCGAGTTGCGCGAAACCATTCGGGCACGTTGCGGCGAAGTGGCCGCCCGGCTCGACAAATCACGCCCGCTCGGCAAAGACGAACTGGAGGCCCTGGCCCGCGGCCTGCTGGACGACGCCGGCTGGCCCGAAGGCTTTTTGGGTTGGACGATGGTCGGCCTGGCCACGCAATTCTGGTCGGCCCAGGTGGCCGCGGTCCCCTTCGAGCGGCGATTGTTCTTGCTGCCGCATTGCTTGAAACACGCCGAAGGTTGTCCGGCCGACTACGACGAGTTCGGCCTCGATTGCCGCAAGTGCGGCGCCTGCCGCATCGCCGACTTCCGCACGCGGGCTGAAGAGCTGGGTTATAAGGTGCTGGTCGCCGAAGGCTCGCCGATCGTGCTCAAGATCATCGTCAGCGGCTACGTCGACGCCATCGTGGGCGTGGCCTGCTTGAACGTGCTGGAAAAGGCGATCGACAAAATCCTGCTGGCCGGAATTCCCTGCCTGGCCGTGCCGCTGCTGTCCAGCGATTGCCGCAATACGTCGGTCGACGAAGATTGGGTCATGGAGATGATCAATCTGCGGCAAGAGCCGCCGCCGGTGCTGACGCGCTCCTACGTGCATCTCATGCGGGCGGCCTCCGGACTGTTCGAGCCGGCCGAACTGGAGCGGCTGTCGCCGCGGCTGCGCGGCGGCCCGACGCTGGCCCAAATGAACGGTCAGGGCGTGAGCGGCCTCGACCCGGTGGCCGGCACCGAGGCCATCGCCTACGACTTTCTGGCCAAAGGCGGCAAGCATTCCCGACCGTTCATCACGCTGGCCGTCTACGACGCTCTCACCGGCGGCAAGGGCACGACGTCTCAGGGCGCAGCGCATCTGGCCACCGTGTCCGACTGGGTGAAGCGGGCCGCCGTGTCGATCGAGACGTTCCACAAAGCGTCGCTGGTGCATGACGACATCGAAGACGACGATCCCTATCGTTACGGCGAAGCCACGCTCCATCGCCGCTTCGGCATTCCCACGGCGATCAACGTGGGCGATTATCTGATCGGCATGGGCTACCGGCTGATCAGCCGCGACGCGGCCCACACCGGCCCTGACGTTGCCGCCGACATCGTCGATCGATTGGCCGACGCGCATTTGAAACTGAGCGAGGGCCAAGGCGCCGAGCTGCTGTGGCGCGATTCGCTGCAGAAGCGCCTGACGCCTCTCGACGCGTTGAAGATCTATGCCTTGAAGACCGCGCCCGCCTTCGAGGCGGCCCTGTTTTCGGGACTGCGCCTGGCCGGACCCGGCGATGCCGCGGCCTGGGTGGGGCAGTTTGCCCGAAATTTGGGTGTCGCCTTTCAAATCCTCAACGACCTGAACGACTGGCGCGGTGACGATCACAACAAGCTGCTGGCCGCGGGCGACATTTTGGGCGGCCGGCCCACGGTGCTTTGGGCATTGGCGCTGGAGGGGCTCGACGACGCGGGCCGGGCCGAACTCGAAGCGTTGGTCGGCACGCAGGACGCCGGGCAAGCGGCGGTCCAGCGCGTCCGCCAGCTTTACACGTCGGCGGGCGTATTCGAAAAGGCCGAGCGATTGGTCGACAAGTATCAGCAGCGGGCCGAGGCGATCGCCGACGAGGTTGGCAACGACGAACTGCGGCGGCTGCTGTACTACTTGGTCGATACGGTGCTGGAGCGTCCGAGCACCGCGGAACCTGATGTGATGATGCCTACTCTGTCGATCGCCGTATCGTGA
- a CDS encoding thioesterase family protein — protein MPTYHSQRRVEFRDTDAAGIAHFTAFFNYMEEVEHEFLRSVGLSVLARDGDGVLSWPRVSAQCDYRGAVRFEDLLDIELTVDRVGEKSVTYRFLFQHDARQVAEGRLTAVCCRMNEGAPRSVPIPAEIAAKLR, from the coding sequence ATGCCAACCTACCATAGCCAGCGCCGTGTGGAGTTCCGCGACACCGATGCGGCGGGCATCGCGCATTTCACGGCTTTTTTCAACTACATGGAAGAGGTGGAACACGAGTTTCTGCGCTCGGTGGGCTTGAGCGTCCTCGCGCGCGACGGCGACGGCGTGCTGAGTTGGCCGCGTGTTTCAGCGCAATGCGACTACCGGGGCGCGGTCCGCTTCGAAGACCTGCTCGACATCGAGTTAACGGTCGATCGCGTGGGCGAAAAGAGCGTCACCTACCGTTTCTTATTCCAGCACGACGCTCGGCAGGTGGCTGAAGGTCGTCTGACGGCCGTCTGCTGCCGCATGAACGAGGGCGCCCCGCGATCGGTGCCCATTCCTGCCGAGATCGCCGCCAAGCTGCGATGA
- a CDS encoding DUF1801 domain-containing protein, with protein sequence MTAKKDMQKSAKSSNKKAAKKAAARPAPRADKADGESSVLAQVAAMPGPDRVLGERLHAIIKASAPALTPRLWYGMPAYAKDGKVVCFFQSAQKFKTRYATFGFMHKANLDEGAMWPTAFALKELTAAEEARIAALVKKAVS encoded by the coding sequence ATGACAGCAAAGAAGGACATGCAGAAGTCCGCCAAGAGCAGCAACAAGAAAGCCGCGAAGAAGGCGGCCGCGCGCCCCGCGCCGCGCGCGGACAAGGCGGACGGGGAAAGCTCCGTGCTCGCGCAGGTCGCCGCGATGCCGGGACCGGACCGCGTCCTGGGCGAGCGGCTCCATGCGATCATCAAAGCCAGCGCGCCGGCCCTCACGCCGAGGCTCTGGTACGGGATGCCCGCGTATGCCAAGGACGGCAAGGTCGTCTGCTTCTTCCAAAGCGCGCAGAAGTTCAAAACGAGGTACGCGACCTTCGGCTTCATGCACAAGGCGAACCTCGACGAAGGCGCCATGTGGCCGACCGCCTTCGCCCTGAAGGAGTTGACCGCCGCCGAAGAGGCCAGGATCGCCGCGCTCGTGAAGAAAGCGGTGAGCTGA
- a CDS encoding DUF1778 domain-containing protein, which produces MPRPIVKDNTRFGLRIRADDKAVIMRAVAMAQTDMTDFILRAALREARSVIQEHERVKLTRRDSLLVLELLEKPPSPNAKLRKAASGREPA; this is translated from the coding sequence ATGCCCCGACCCATCGTCAAAGACAATACCCGATTTGGGCTACGCATCCGAGCGGACGACAAGGCCGTCATCATGCGCGCCGTCGCCATGGCACAGACGGATATGACCGACTTCATTCTTCGCGCCGCGCTGCGGGAAGCCCGGTCGGTCATCCAAGAACACGAACGAGTCAAGCTCACTCGCCGCGACAGCCTTCTTGTGCTGGAGCTTCTTGAAAAGCCACCCTCCCCCAACGCGAAGTTGCGAAAAGCTGCGAGCGGTCGTGAGCCTGCGTAG
- a CDS encoding YciI family protein: MAKFLFIYRESTESRAKPSPEEMQALQAGWYAWMQKFSAAIVPGGDGLKHTGRVVKTGLVTDGPYVEAKEIIVSFAIIQADDYDAAVAIARACPPGHTIEIREFAGYA, translated from the coding sequence ATGGCGAAGTTTTTGTTCATCTATCGCGAATCCACGGAGAGCCGCGCCAAGCCGTCTCCTGAGGAAATGCAGGCTTTGCAGGCGGGCTGGTATGCCTGGATGCAGAAGTTCAGCGCGGCGATTGTGCCCGGCGGCGACGGATTGAAGCATACCGGCCGCGTCGTGAAGACCGGACTCGTGACCGACGGTCCCTATGTCGAAGCTAAGGAAATCATCGTCAGCTTCGCGATCATCCAGGCCGACGACTATGACGCGGCCGTGGCCATCGCCCGTGCGTGTCCGCCCGGCCACACGATCGAGATCCGCGAGTTCGCCGGCTACGCATGA
- a CDS encoding sigma-70 family RNA polymerase sigma factor, with translation MSEPRALVEHFFRHEFGRLVAVLTRSLGVRRLELAEDVVQAALAQALETWSRRGVPEDPAGWLYRTARNLAIDALRRERTHAQALPRLAEDGERESAPLEAHFADEIGDEPLRLLFVCCHEAVPAESRVALALKTLCGFSTAEIARALLTSEANVQKRIERARDRLRELGVDFDTPPAAQLCARLEAVLAVIYLLFSQGCHVTHGDMPIRRDLCDEARRLARMLAAHTIGEVPAVHALLALMCFHAARFDARVALDGAIVLLDEQDRSAWNFSDVREGMAWLARSAAGDELTRYHVEAGIAWEHCRAPTFADTDWRRIAELYDTLDRIAPSPLYALNRAVAEAYLHGPQAGLDRLAAVPPKNVPARYPSWHAVIGELHFRLGRHSAAERAWREALRLTTARADREFLRRRLAVCRPDPG, from the coding sequence ATGAGCGAACCGCGGGCGCTGGTGGAGCACTTTTTTCGCCACGAGTTCGGCCGGCTTGTCGCCGTGCTGACCCGGTCGCTCGGCGTGCGCCGGCTCGAGCTCGCGGAGGACGTCGTGCAAGCCGCGCTCGCGCAGGCCCTGGAAACCTGGTCTCGCCGCGGCGTGCCTGAAGACCCGGCTGGCTGGCTCTACCGCACCGCCCGCAACCTGGCGATCGACGCGCTGCGGCGGGAGCGGACCCACGCCCAGGCATTGCCGCGCCTGGCCGAAGATGGCGAGAGGGAATCGGCGCCGCTCGAAGCGCATTTCGCCGACGAGATCGGCGACGAACCGCTGCGCCTGCTCTTCGTCTGCTGCCACGAAGCGGTGCCGGCCGAAAGCCGCGTCGCCCTCGCGCTCAAGACGCTGTGCGGTTTCAGCACCGCGGAGATCGCCCGTGCGTTGCTCACCAGCGAGGCCAACGTCCAGAAGCGGATCGAGCGGGCAAGGGACCGGCTGCGCGAGTTGGGCGTCGATTTCGACACGCCGCCGGCGGCCCAGCTTTGCGCTCGGCTGGAAGCGGTCCTCGCGGTCATTTATCTCCTTTTCAGTCAGGGCTGCCACGTCACGCATGGCGACATGCCGATCCGCCGCGACCTGTGCGATGAGGCCCGCCGGCTGGCGCGGATGCTCGCCGCCCACACGATCGGCGAGGTCCCGGCGGTCCATGCCTTGCTCGCGCTGATGTGCTTCCACGCGGCCCGCTTCGACGCGCGCGTCGCTCTCGACGGCGCCATCGTTCTGCTTGACGAACAGGACCGCTCGGCCTGGAACTTCAGCGACGTGCGTGAAGGCATGGCGTGGCTTGCCAGGTCGGCCGCCGGCGACGAGCTGACGCGCTATCACGTGGAAGCCGGCATCGCCTGGGAGCACTGCCGCGCGCCGACCTTCGCCGACACCGATTGGCGACGGATTGCCGAATTGTACGACACGCTCGATCGCATCGCGCCGTCGCCGCTGTACGCCCTCAACCGCGCGGTCGCCGAAGCCTACTTGCACGGCCCGCAAGCCGGCCTCGATCGCTTGGCCGCCGTTCCTCCGAAAAACGTTCCCGCCCGTTATCCCAGTTGGCACGCGGTGATCGGCGAGCTCCATTTCCGCCTCGGCCGACACTCCGCCGCCGAGCGCGCCTGGCGGGAAGCCCTACGCTTGACCACGGCCCGCGCCGATCGAGAATTCTTGCGTCGCCGCCTCGCCGTCTGCCGGCCCGATCCGGGGTAA
- a CDS encoding tetratricopeptide repeat protein produces the protein MRRSVVFRLLWLVLLAASAGRVDGEDRQHWVGRAVMPRSATCRPRVGGRVAPRSIVCVRTVERVKGDWLSVGDGWLRENEVVPVDEAVAWFTAQIEQRPSAFAYLSRGAARCAQGDCEGAATDCAAALRINPRLSTAYYHRAAARAEQGRFTDAIRDYDAALRLNPRLVGAYLDRGRARLKLGDYPRSLTDVNAALRLSPRETDAHYVRGITRFHLQQYRGALADLNYALRAKPGRAAAYDVRGACKMELGQLDDALKDFDKAIELDPSNASANSHRDRLRIARATTK, from the coding sequence ATGCGTCGATCGGTCGTGTTTCGGCTATTGTGGCTCGTGTTGCTGGCGGCGTCCGCTGGCCGCGTTGACGGTGAGGACCGGCAGCATTGGGTCGGCCGTGCGGTGATGCCTAGGTCGGCTACCTGCCGGCCGCGCGTCGGCGGCCGCGTCGCACCTAGGTCGATCGTCTGCGTCCGTACCGTCGAGCGGGTCAAGGGTGATTGGCTGTCGGTCGGCGACGGTTGGTTGCGCGAAAACGAGGTCGTGCCGGTTGACGAAGCGGTTGCCTGGTTTACCGCTCAAATCGAGCAGCGACCCAGCGCCTTTGCCTATTTGAGTCGCGGCGCGGCGCGTTGCGCTCAAGGTGATTGCGAAGGCGCCGCTACGGACTGTGCCGCGGCGCTGCGCATCAACCCACGTCTCTCCACGGCCTATTATCACCGGGCCGCCGCACGGGCCGAGCAGGGCCGGTTTACGGACGCGATTCGCGATTACGATGCCGCGCTGCGGCTGAACCCGCGCTTGGTGGGAGCCTATCTCGACCGCGGCCGAGCGCGGCTCAAGCTGGGCGATTATCCGCGTTCGCTGACCGACGTCAACGCCGCCTTGCGTCTCTCGCCGCGCGAGACCGACGCCCACTATGTGCGCGGCATCACGCGGTTCCACTTGCAGCAGTACCGCGGCGCCTTGGCCGATCTGAACTATGCCTTGCGGGCGAAGCCGGGGCGAGCGGCCGCATACGACGTTCGCGGGGCGTGCAAGATGGAGCTCGGCCAGCTCGACGACGCCCTCAAGGATTTTGACAAAGCGATCGAGCTCGATCCCTCCAACGCCAGCGCCAACTCCCATCGCGACCGTCTCCGCATCGCGCGAGCAACCACGAAGTAG
- the hemQ gene encoding hydrogen peroxide-dependent heme synthase, with product MSYASRSAQPEHAGEVSLRPSQGWHCSHLYYRFDRSRLRKTAPADLESGTAELVAALDPAGEAATARLQTSVVSGHRADFGLMMLDPDPLKIDAVHQRLMAGPLGPALVPTYSFVSLTEVSEYVPTVEQYGQRLVSEGEDPISPAYQAKIKAYEAREAMMRRQRLTPELPEWPTTCFYPMNKKRKVGENWFLLPSEERHRLMTEHGRTGMKFGGKVTQLITASTGFDDWEWGVTLWARNPEFLKEIVYTMRFDEASARYAEFGPFYVSYVMSPDAMLRHCRVGTGPGLDRGR from the coding sequence ATGAGTTACGCCAGTCGATCCGCACAGCCCGAACACGCCGGCGAAGTTTCGTTGCGGCCCAGCCAAGGCTGGCATTGCAGCCACCTCTACTATCGCTTTGACCGCAGCCGCTTGAGAAAGACGGCGCCGGCCGACCTGGAGTCGGGCACGGCCGAGTTGGTCGCCGCCCTCGACCCGGCCGGAGAGGCCGCGACCGCCCGGTTGCAAACTTCGGTGGTCAGCGGCCACAGGGCCGATTTCGGACTGATGATGCTCGACCCCGACCCGCTCAAAATCGACGCCGTACATCAGCGGTTGATGGCCGGTCCGCTCGGCCCGGCGCTGGTGCCGACGTATTCCTTCGTTTCGTTGACGGAGGTCTCGGAATATGTACCGACGGTGGAGCAATATGGCCAGCGGTTGGTGTCGGAAGGCGAAGACCCGATCAGTCCGGCCTATCAGGCGAAGATCAAGGCTTACGAGGCGCGGGAGGCGATGATGCGGCGGCAGCGGCTCACGCCCGAACTGCCAGAATGGCCCACCACCTGCTTTTATCCCATGAACAAAAAGCGCAAGGTGGGCGAGAACTGGTTTCTGCTGCCGTCGGAGGAGCGCCATCGTTTGATGACCGAGCACGGCCGCACGGGCATGAAGTTCGGCGGCAAAGTGACGCAGCTCATCACGGCCTCGACCGGTTTCGACGACTGGGAGTGGGGCGTGACGCTCTGGGCGCGGAACCCGGAGTTTTTGAAGGAGATCGTTTACACGATGCGGTTCGACGAAGCGAGTGCCCGGTACGCCGAGTTCGGCCCGTTCTACGTGAGTTATGTGATGTCGCCGGACGCCATGCTGCGGCACTGCCGCGTGGGCACGGGCCCTGGCCTTGACCGCGGCCGGTGA
- a CDS encoding efflux RND transporter permease subunit, which translates to MTWLISTSLRLRAVVLALAVVLMIYGLRTLEHAPLDVFPEFAPPLVEIQTEAPGLSTEEVESLVTMPLENALNGIPFLSAMRSKSVLGLSSIKLIFQAGSDLIRSRQLVQERLAVEAARLPAVARPPVMLSPLSSTSRVMKIGLSSKKLSQMELTDLARWTMRPRLMAVSGVANVAIWGQRDRQFQVLVDPERLQAHGVSLSSVERAAAEAVTPAGGGFVDTPNQRLAVRQLTSVDNADDLADAVVDFRNGAPMRLGDVSEIVESFPAPIGDAVINDGPGLLLIVEKQPWGNTLDLTRKVEKALDALRPGLADIEIDPAIFRPATFIERSLDNLSRAMLVGCLLVIAILVAFLFDWRTSLISLTAIPLSLVSAAVVLALSGATLNTMVIAGLVIALGEVVDDAIIDVENILRRLKLNRQLPQPRPVLQVVLDASLEVRSAVVYASLIVTLVFVPVLFLEGLSGSFFRPLAWAYILAILASLITALTVTPAMSLMLLPGAPSQRAEAPLARWLKAIYLKLLPPFLGRPKMALAVLVGMFAASGVAVTRLGEEFLPNFKETDFLMHWVEKPGTSLEAMTRLTVRVSKELRQVPGVKNFGSHIGRAEVADEVVGPNFTELWISVDPEHDVEETMHRVQSVVDGYPGLYRDVLTYLKERIKEVLTGAKATIVVRIFGPELDTLRATAQQVYDVMAEIEGVHTPHIEQQTLVPQIQVRLRQDAAGRFGVTAGQVRHAVQTFVRGTIVGEVYYGQKSIPVMVWGVPRVRADLDALRRLPIDLPRGTASPAPTATASRPIGAPGVMALPAPPSSASAAGSGYVLLGDVADVEIVPAPNEVLHENTSRRIDVTCNVQGRDLGSVHREIQERVKKLQFERGYRPEFIGEYAAREESRRRLFLLSALSLVGILLLLYVDFASWRLTLMVFLTLPFALVGGVVGAWLDTGVLSLGSLVGFVTVLGIAARNGIMLVSHYRHLEQVEGEPFGMGLVLRGSAERLAPILMTALSTGLALVPLIVSGNLPGHEIEYPMAVVILGGLVTSTLLNLFLLPPLYAAWGRVGEDGLPSPSPIDTTA; encoded by the coding sequence ATGACTTGGCTCATCAGCACCTCACTGCGCTTGCGGGCCGTCGTGCTCGCGCTGGCCGTCGTCTTGATGATCTACGGCCTGCGAACGCTGGAGCACGCGCCGCTCGACGTCTTTCCCGAATTCGCGCCGCCGCTGGTCGAAATCCAGACCGAAGCGCCGGGACTCTCGACCGAAGAAGTCGAAAGCCTCGTTACCATGCCGCTCGAAAACGCGCTCAACGGCATCCCCTTCCTTTCGGCCATGCGGTCGAAATCGGTGCTGGGCCTGTCGTCGATCAAGCTCATCTTTCAGGCGGGCAGCGACCTGATCCGCTCGCGGCAACTTGTGCAAGAACGCCTGGCCGTCGAGGCGGCGCGGCTGCCGGCCGTGGCCCGGCCGCCCGTCATGCTCTCGCCGCTGTCGTCGACCAGCCGCGTGATGAAGATCGGCCTCAGTTCGAAAAAGCTCTCGCAGATGGAACTGACCGACTTGGCCCGCTGGACCATGCGACCGCGGTTGATGGCCGTGTCGGGCGTGGCCAACGTGGCCATCTGGGGACAACGCGACCGCCAGTTCCAGGTGCTGGTCGATCCCGAACGGCTGCAAGCCCACGGCGTCAGTCTCTCCTCGGTCGAACGGGCGGCCGCCGAGGCCGTCACGCCGGCAGGCGGCGGGTTCGTCGATACGCCCAATCAGCGGCTCGCCGTGCGGCAGTTGACCAGCGTCGATAACGCCGACGATCTGGCCGACGCAGTGGTCGATTTTCGCAACGGGGCGCCGATGCGCCTGGGCGACGTTTCCGAGATCGTCGAGAGCTTTCCCGCTCCGATCGGCGACGCCGTCATCAACGACGGGCCGGGGCTGCTGTTGATCGTCGAGAAGCAGCCTTGGGGCAACACGCTGGACCTCACGCGCAAGGTCGAGAAGGCGCTCGACGCGCTGCGGCCCGGCCTGGCCGACATCGAGATCGACCCGGCCATCTTTCGCCCCGCGACGTTCATCGAGCGATCGCTCGACAACTTGTCGCGGGCCATGCTGGTGGGCTGCCTGCTGGTGATCGCGATTCTGGTGGCCTTCTTGTTCGATTGGCGCACGTCGCTCATCAGCCTGACGGCCATCCCGCTGTCGTTGGTGTCGGCGGCCGTGGTGCTGGCCTTGAGCGGCGCGACCTTGAACACGATGGTCATCGCCGGGCTGGTGATCGCGCTGGGCGAGGTAGTGGACGACGCCATCATCGACGTCGAAAACATCCTGCGGCGGCTGAAGCTGAACCGGCAGTTGCCGCAGCCGCGGCCCGTGCTGCAAGTGGTGCTCGACGCTTCGCTCGAAGTGCGCAGCGCGGTTGTCTATGCCAGCCTGATCGTGACGTTGGTGTTTGTGCCCGTCTTGTTCCTGGAAGGACTGTCGGGTTCGTTTTTCCGGCCGCTGGCCTGGGCCTATATTCTGGCGATCCTGGCGTCGCTCATCACGGCGCTGACGGTGACGCCGGCCATGTCGTTGATGCTGCTGCCGGGTGCGCCCTCGCAACGGGCCGAGGCGCCGTTGGCCCGCTGGCTGAAGGCGATTTACCTCAAGCTGCTGCCGCCTTTTCTGGGCCGGCCCAAAATGGCCCTGGCGGTGCTCGTCGGCATGTTCGCCGCCAGCGGAGTGGCGGTGACCAGGCTGGGCGAAGAGTTCCTGCCGAACTTCAAAGAAACCGATTTCTTGATGCACTGGGTGGAGAAGCCGGGCACGTCGTTGGAGGCCATGACACGGCTCACCGTCCGCGTGAGCAAAGAGCTGCGGCAGGTGCCCGGCGTGAAGAATTTCGGCTCGCACATCGGCCGGGCGGAAGTGGCCGACGAGGTGGTGGGGCCGAACTTCACCGAGCTGTGGATCAGCGTCGATCCAGAGCACGACGTCGAAGAGACCATGCACCGCGTGCAAAGCGTGGTCGATGGCTATCCGGGCCTCTATCGCGACGTGCTGACGTATCTCAAGGAACGCATTAAAGAAGTGCTGACCGGGGCCAAGGCGACCATCGTGGTGCGCATCTTCGGGCCGGAACTCGACACGCTGCGTGCGACGGCCCAACAGGTCTACGACGTGATGGCCGAGATCGAGGGAGTGCATACGCCGCACATCGAGCAGCAGACGCTGGTGCCGCAGATCCAGGTGCGGCTGCGGCAGGATGCGGCCGGCCGCTTCGGCGTCACCGCCGGGCAGGTCCGCCACGCGGTGCAGACATTCGTGCGCGGCACGATCGTGGGGGAAGTTTACTACGGCCAAAAGAGCATCCCGGTGATGGTCTGGGGAGTGCCGCGGGTGCGTGCCGATCTCGACGCCTTGCGCCGCCTGCCCATCGACCTGCCCCGCGGCACGGCCAGTCCGGCACCGACGGCGACGGCAAGCCGGCCGATCGGCGCTCCGGGCGTGATGGCGTTGCCCGCACCGCCGAGCAGTGCCAGTGCGGCCGGCAGCGGTTATGTGTTGTTGGGCGACGTGGCCGACGTGGAGATCGTGCCGGCCCCCAACGAAGTGCTGCATGAGAACACGTCACGGCGGATCGACGTGACCTGCAACGTGCAGGGCCGCGACCTGGGGTCGGTACATCGCGAAATCCAGGAGCGGGTGAAGAAGCTGCAATTCGAGCGCGGCTATCGGCCGGAGTTCATCGGCGAGTATGCCGCGCGCGAGGAGTCGCGTCGGCGGCTGTTCTTGCTCTCCGCCCTCTCGTTGGTCGGCATTCTGCTTCTGCTGTATGTCGACTTCGCGTCGTGGCGGCTGACGCTGATGGTGTTCTTGACGTTGCCGTTTGCCCTGGTGGGCGGCGTGGTGGGGGCCTGGCTCGACACGGGCGTGCTCTCGCTCGGTTCGCTGGTGGGCTTCGTGACCGTGTTGGGCATCGCCGCGCGCAACGGCATCATGCTGGTCAGTCATTACCGGCACTTGGAGCAGGTCGAAGGCGAGCCGTTCGGAATGGGGCTGGTGCTGCGCGGCAGCGCCGAGCGGCTGGCGCCGATTTTGATGACCGCTCTCTCGACGGGCCTGGCGTTGGTGCCGTTGATCGTCAGCGGGAATCTGCCGGGGCACGAAATCGAGTATCCGATGGCGGTGGTGATTCTGGGAGGCCTGGTGACTTCGACGCTCTTGAATCTTTTCCTGCTTCCCCCGCTTTACGCCGCCTGGGGCCGCGTCGGGGAGGATGGGCTTCCCAGCCCGTCACCCATCGACACGACGGCCTAA